Proteins encoded within one genomic window of Pongo pygmaeus isolate AG05252 chromosome 6, NHGRI_mPonPyg2-v2.0_pri, whole genome shotgun sequence:
- the LOC129041661 gene encoding uncharacterized protein LOC129041661: MERRPGTNSPDFSISGAFRSGRSGNEAEEKPQPSPSQTLPRTPPSESPPSQVPALPPGAPDPARPSPRGPGSKSSPQFLLRRTRSRRHRSPALSPACPHSSRGCFRIGSSGLRARGCGSGWIRVESGWRTGARPEFPRPTSRAVLPRERGAAHPAGTGDLETAVHDSLAPPTTRPLLVPPTPPRHPPPATRSRSTFPRLLPPRPRAPSLGTLPRSPSALPPQPPRPPPLPLPSPSPPLPSPVLSSHFQHLLRARSLRTITCPPKPAVLPPGTPLLKPPAPASPSPVRRGSPPAPSVPPPLQAPFPGFGSPHVYPSPPREVSGLSVCQSFGPSAPELQAASAIVSRAGGAGGPGAWVPAARAERPASQVRAGEAPLQAAPPASPSAPRLGHGRLRAGKDTGAWSCGADGPGLAVRDLPGFSVGQPEMAPQSEPREGSHNAQEQMSSSREERALGVCSGSASSTKF; the protein is encoded by the exons ATGGAGAGGAGACCGGGAACTAACAGTCCAGACTTCAGCATCTCCGGAGCTTTCAGGAGTGGGCGCAGCGGGAACGAGGCCGAGGAGAAACCTC AGCCCTCCCCCTCCCAGACCCTCCCCCGGACCCCGCCCTCAGAATCTCCGCCCAGCCAGGTCCCAGCCTTGCCCCCTGGAGCTCCCGACCCGGCCCGGCCTTCTCCCAGGGGACCTGGCTCAAAGTCCTCTCCCCAGTTTCTACTTCGAAGGACCCGTTCTCGCAGGCACAGGAGCCCAGCCCTCTCTCCCGCCTGCCCCCACAGCTCCCGCGGCTGCTTTCGAATCGGGTCCTCGGGACTCCGGGCGAGGGGCTGCGGGTCTGGGTGGATCCGGGTGGAATCCGGGTGGAGAACGGGGGCGCGGCCAGAGTTTCCCAGACCGACCTCCCGGGCCGTCCTCCCGCGGGAGCGCGGCGCTGCACATCCGGCTGGCACCGGCGACTTAGAGACGGCAGTGCACGACTCGCTGGCTCCCCCCACGACACGCCCCCTCCTCGTTCCCCCAACTCCTCCTCGCCACCCCCCCCCCGCCACCCGTTCGCGCTCCACCTTTCCCCGGCTCCTCCCTCCGCGGCCGCGAGCACCCTCCCTTGGCACCCTTCCCCGCAGCCCGAGTGcccttcctccccagcctcctcgccctcctccactccctctcccatcaccctcaccacccctcccctcccccgtcCTGAGCTCCCACTTCCAGCACCTACTCCGGGCTCGGAGCCTTAGGACCATCACCTGCCCACCTAAGCCCGCGGTGCTCCCTCCCGGGACCCCACTCCTGAaaccccctgcccctgcctcccccaGCCCGGTGCGCCGGGGCTCTCCGCCCGCTCCCTCGGTCCCTCCTCCCTTGCAGGCGCCGTTTCCCGGCTTCGGCTCCCCGCACGTCTATCCCTCTCCTCCCCGCGAAGTTTCGGGGCTGTCAGTCTGTCAGTCTTTCGGGCCGTCAGCACCCGAGCTGCAGGCGGCGAGCGCCATTGTGAGCAGAGCCGGCGGGGCAGGAGGCCCGGGCGCCTGGGTCCCCGCGGCGCGGGCGGAGCGGCCGGCCAGCCAGGTAAGGGCCGGGGAGGCTCCGCTGCAGGCGGCCCCGCCCGCGTCTCCCTCAGCGCCGCGGTTGGGTCACGGCCGGCTCCGCGCAG GCAAGGACACCGGGGCGTGGAGTTGCGGTGCTGATGGGCCGGGGCTGGCGGTGAGAGACCTGCCAG GATTCTCTGTGGGACAGCCAGAGATGGCCCCCCAAAGTGAGCCCAGGGAAGGATCCCATAATGCCCAGGAGCAGATGTCCTCTTCTAGGGAAGAGAGAGCACTGGGGGTGTGCTCAG GTTCTGCAAGTTCCACGAAGTTCTAG